One region of Collinsella aerofaciens ATCC 25986 genomic DNA includes:
- a CDS encoding VirD4-like conjugal transfer protein, CD1115 family, translating into MSNLASRLAASESASSTILAKDRTLSCDTRQTGLNNNALVIGPSGAGKTRNVLKPNLLQMNASYIVLDTKGTLCREVGPVLAAHGYRVQCLNFADLNTVPALAPGIERCGYNPLRHIRRKADGRPNQQDILSVAKAICPIEDNNQPFWDHAAANLLSCLIAYVTEQLPADEQTISSVIKLIEHLQDGATGRLFDDLITIDPQSYALSLWRRYAITQNAERMHASIVGILAEKVMCLGFDGAAQLYRECHQVDFASMGHTPCALFVTVSDIDRNLDPLTGLFISQAFMGLIREADRQPDGSLPVPVRFMLDDFANLQIPQIDNVLSIIRSRNIWATLLLQSTNQLDALYGEARARSIMGNCDTHLVLAFQDPESARVFSDRADALPSTLMATPIDRSWLFVRGRTPEQVERFRLEDHPLYGELPEAQRDHAEAEI; encoded by the coding sequence ATGTCTAACCTCGCCAGCCGCCTCGCCGCATCTGAGTCCGCATCGTCCACCATCCTCGCCAAGGATCGAACGCTTTCCTGCGACACCCGCCAAACGGGACTCAACAACAACGCACTTGTGATCGGCCCCTCGGGAGCCGGCAAGACCCGAAACGTCCTCAAGCCCAACCTGCTGCAAATGAACGCAAGCTACATCGTGCTCGACACCAAAGGCACGCTCTGTCGCGAAGTGGGACCCGTGCTGGCAGCCCACGGCTACCGCGTGCAATGTCTCAACTTCGCCGACCTCAACACCGTCCCGGCCCTTGCGCCCGGCATCGAGCGCTGCGGCTACAACCCCCTGAGGCACATTCGCCGCAAGGCGGACGGCAGGCCCAACCAGCAGGACATCCTCTCGGTGGCAAAGGCCATCTGCCCCATCGAGGACAACAACCAGCCTTTTTGGGATCATGCGGCGGCAAACCTGCTGTCGTGTCTTATCGCCTACGTCACCGAACAGCTACCCGCCGACGAGCAGACGATCAGCTCGGTCATCAAGCTGATCGAGCACCTGCAGGACGGTGCCACGGGTCGATTGTTTGACGACCTGATCACGATCGACCCCCAAAGCTATGCCCTCTCGCTATGGCGGCGCTACGCCATTACGCAAAATGCCGAGCGCATGCACGCGAGCATCGTCGGCATCCTTGCCGAAAAGGTCATGTGTCTGGGATTCGACGGTGCGGCACAGCTCTATCGTGAGTGCCATCAGGTGGACTTCGCTTCCATGGGACACACCCCCTGCGCCCTATTTGTAACCGTGAGCGATATTGACCGCAATCTCGATCCGCTGACCGGCCTCTTTATTTCGCAGGCGTTTATGGGCCTCATTCGTGAGGCCGATAGGCAGCCCGACGGCAGCCTGCCCGTGCCCGTGCGCTTTATGCTCGATGACTTCGCAAATCTGCAGATCCCCCAGATCGACAACGTGCTCTCGATTATCCGAAGCCGCAACATCTGGGCAACGCTGCTGCTGCAGTCGACCAACCAGCTCGATGCGCTCTATGGCGAGGCACGCGCACGCTCCATCATGGGCAACTGCGACACGCATCTGGTGCTGGCGTTCCAGGATCCCGAGAGTGCCCGGGTGTTTTCCGACCGCGCCGACGCGCTGCCCAGCACGCTCATGGCGACGCCGATCGATCGCTCGTGGCTCTTTGTGCGCGGTCGCACTCCCGAACAGGTCGAGCGCTTTAGGCTCGAAGACCATCCGCTCTACGGGGAGCTGCCCGAGGCGCAGCGAGACCATGCGGAGGCCGAGATCTAG
- a CDS encoding IS110 family transposase, producing the protein MAPPRMPEAVIGLDVGKLSHWACVATRDGEILLSAPVANREGDLDSLFGRFPDALVVVDQSRNIGALALARAKAAGMSAAYLPGLAAHGAARLFAGDAKTDERDAMVIAKTALGIPDALLPVGDPGPTVAAARALAAQRNFLTCENTRSKNRLRSILLESCPAFEALVDLSDGPQLRLMASLGGAWSVADAGPRRAAALTRGAARGKIEALVRSTASSTRPDAAAIAAEDRAVRLLARRISENSAEIDVITAEISALLEGDDTYRCLLTVPGIGPKTASELAISIDIEDFPSHDRLASYCGLAPRNRQSGTSISSVTASRQGNKRLKNLLIFSCNCLTRTEGRWGDYYARCRERGMPHGKALKALARKRLKVIYAIMRDRVPYAA; encoded by the coding sequence GTGGCACCACCTAGAATGCCGGAAGCCGTCATCGGGCTCGATGTCGGGAAATTGTCCCATTGGGCATGCGTCGCGACCCGGGACGGCGAGATACTGCTGAGCGCCCCCGTCGCGAACAGGGAGGGCGATCTGGACTCGCTGTTCGGCCGCTTCCCCGACGCGCTCGTGGTCGTCGACCAGTCGCGCAACATAGGCGCCCTCGCGCTCGCCCGCGCCAAGGCGGCCGGGATGTCGGCGGCGTACCTGCCGGGACTCGCGGCACACGGGGCCGCCAGGCTCTTCGCCGGCGACGCCAAGACCGACGAGCGGGACGCAATGGTCATCGCGAAGACGGCGCTGGGCATCCCCGACGCACTCCTGCCGGTCGGGGATCCGGGCCCGACGGTCGCGGCGGCGAGGGCGCTGGCCGCCCAGAGAAACTTCCTGACCTGCGAAAACACCAGGAGCAAGAACCGGCTGCGCAGCATCCTGCTGGAATCGTGCCCCGCCTTCGAGGCGTTGGTCGACCTGTCCGACGGTCCCCAGCTGAGGCTCATGGCATCCCTCGGCGGGGCCTGGTCGGTGGCCGACGCCGGGCCCCGCAGGGCGGCGGCGCTCACGCGCGGGGCGGCGCGCGGCAAGATCGAGGCCCTCGTCCGCTCGACGGCCTCCTCGACAAGGCCGGACGCGGCGGCCATCGCCGCCGAGGACCGGGCGGTGAGGCTGCTCGCGCGCAGGATCTCCGAGAACTCGGCGGAGATCGATGTGATCACGGCGGAGATATCCGCCCTCCTCGAGGGCGACGATACCTACCGATGCCTCCTGACGGTGCCGGGGATCGGCCCCAAAACCGCTTCCGAGCTCGCGATCTCCATAGATATCGAAGACTTCCCAAGCCACGACAGGCTCGCGTCGTACTGCGGCCTGGCGCCGCGCAACCGCCAGTCGGGGACCTCGATCTCCTCGGTGACGGCATCGCGCCAAGGCAACAAGAGGCTGAAGAACCTGCTCATATTCTCGTGCAACTGCCTTACCCGGACAGAGGGAAGATGGGGCGATTACTACGCTAGGTGCCGAGAGCGGGGCATGCCGCACGGCAAGGCGCTCAAGGCGCTGGCACGAAAGAGGCTGAAGGTCATCTACGCGATCATGCGGGACAGGGTGCCCTACGCCGCCTAG
- a CDS encoding ATP-dependent Clp protease proteolytic subunit, with protein sequence MDTNHSPIISPLTMRESARGITLTSIYDEMLARRELSVMGNIETPMAHDLCQQIRLLDATDPSRPITIFVASAGGSVRSGLAIYDAMRLASCPIRTVCLEFAASMGAVIFMGGDDCRMAPHAELMIHDPLIPQGAGGSALALQETSRRLMQTRKTLTQILSDRSGLTPKRIQSLTAKDTYLSAERAVELGFAHEILSTTKEVAHV encoded by the coding sequence ATGGACACCAATCATTCCCCCATCATCAGCCCCCTCACCATGCGTGAATCCGCCCGAGGTATCACGCTCACCAGCATTTACGATGAGATGCTCGCCCGTCGCGAGCTCTCCGTCATGGGAAACATCGAAACCCCGATGGCTCACGACCTATGCCAGCAGATCCGCCTGCTCGATGCCACCGACCCCAGCCGTCCCATCACCATATTTGTCGCCAGCGCCGGCGGAAGCGTGCGATCGGGTCTTGCGATCTATGACGCCATGCGCCTCGCATCGTGCCCCATCCGCACCGTTTGTCTGGAATTCGCCGCGTCCATGGGTGCCGTGATCTTTATGGGCGGCGACGATTGCCGCATGGCGCCCCATGCAGAGCTCATGATTCACGACCCGCTGATCCCCCAGGGGGCAGGCGGCTCGGCACTTGCGCTACAGGAAACCAGCCGGCGTCTCATGCAGACCCGCAAGACCCTCACGCAAATCCTCTCGGACCGCAGCGGCCTCACGCCCAAGCGCATCCAGTCCCTCACTGCAAAAGACACCTACCTTTCGGCCGAGCGCGCCGTCGAGCTCGGCTTTGCCCACGAAATCCTCTCGACCACCAAGGAGGTCGCCCATGTCTAA
- a CDS encoding iron-containing alcohol dehydrogenase, producing the protein MVNYGFGMPTRLVADGDVARWCGRLVAHYGGTKALVVLGGDKHTRDELVSAALGSLDRALLERVLFRCGSVGGDGGDELIDEAVALATDEGVDFVLAIGDADTAGFARELARRMAALDAGEDGFVPYGCILSEGKAPAVVGTGEVPVFAIIAPELLEGIGSPLRELLGSICAAA; encoded by the coding sequence ATGGTCAATTACGGGTTTGGTATGCCGACGCGCCTTGTTGCGGATGGAGACGTGGCTCGCTGGTGCGGACGATTGGTCGCTCACTACGGTGGCACCAAGGCGCTGGTCGTGTTGGGCGGTGACAAGCATACGCGCGATGAGCTTGTCTCGGCGGCACTTGGCTCGCTTGATCGAGCCCTACTCGAGCGCGTACTTTTCCGCTGCGGCTCGGTTGGGGGCGACGGGGGAGACGAACTGATCGACGAAGCCGTGGCCCTGGCGACCGACGAAGGCGTGGACTTTGTCCTGGCGATTGGCGATGCCGATACTGCTGGCTTTGCGCGCGAGCTCGCGCGTCGCATGGCGGCGCTCGATGCCGGCGAAGACGGTTTTGTCCCTTATGGATGCATTCTCTCGGAGGGCAAGGCGCCTGCTGTCGTGGGCACCGGTGAGGTTCCCGTTTTTGCCATTATCGCGCCCGAACTGCTGGAGGGCATCGGGTCTCCTCTGCGTGAGTTGCTCGGTAGCATCTGCGCCGCGGCCTAA
- the pgi gene encoding glucose-6-phosphate isomerase, protein MATVAAPIDATSTAAWKALEAHQEKLEAEGIDLKAWFAADADRVNKLSFDAGDLHFDLSKNLVTDETVKLLCDLAREVKLEERRDAMFSGEHINTTEDRAVLHTALRRPASEKGQLIVDGQDVVADVHEVLDRMYAFAERVRSGEWKGVTGKKIEHLVSIGIGGSDLGPVMAYEALRPYADAGIDCRYISNIDPNDQAEKLKGLDPETTLVIIVSKTFTTLETLTNAREVKTWMLEQLKAQGAIDGSDEQNAEAVAKHFVAVSTALEKVEAFGIDPANAFGFWNWVGGRYSVDSAVGLSLIVVLGPERFQQFLEGFHAIDEYFCNTPLENNAVALMGLLNVWYVNFFGSKSHAVLPYCQYLHRFPAYLQQLTMESNGKHVRWDGSAVTSDTGEIFWGEPGTNGQHAFYQLLHQGTVVVPADFIAFANTANPATDSGQDVHELFLGNFLAQTKALAFGKTADEVRAEGTPEQIVPARCFEGNRPTTSIFGDTLTPFALGELIALYEHITFVEGTVWGIDSYDQWGVELGKQLAKQITPAFHDDAAKAEQDASTQALIEFYRAHRK, encoded by the coding sequence ATGGCAACTGTTGCCGCACCTATCGATGCTACGTCGACTGCCGCTTGGAAGGCGCTCGAGGCTCATCAGGAGAAGCTCGAGGCCGAAGGTATCGACCTCAAGGCCTGGTTCGCTGCTGACGCCGACCGCGTGAACAAGCTGAGCTTTGACGCCGGTGACCTGCACTTCGATCTGTCGAAGAACCTGGTGACCGATGAGACCGTCAAGCTGCTGTGCGATCTTGCCCGCGAGGTGAAGCTCGAGGAGCGCCGCGACGCCATGTTCTCTGGCGAGCACATCAACACTACCGAGGACCGCGCTGTCCTGCACACCGCGCTGCGCCGCCCGGCAAGCGAGAAGGGCCAGCTCATCGTCGACGGCCAGGACGTCGTCGCCGACGTGCACGAGGTCCTCGACCGCATGTATGCCTTCGCCGAGCGCGTGCGCTCCGGTGAGTGGAAGGGCGTTACCGGCAAGAAGATCGAGCATCTGGTGTCCATCGGCATCGGCGGCTCCGACCTGGGCCCGGTCATGGCCTACGAGGCTCTGCGTCCCTATGCCGACGCCGGTATCGACTGCCGCTACATCTCCAACATCGACCCCAACGACCAGGCCGAGAAGCTCAAGGGCCTGGATCCCGAGACCACGCTCGTAATCATCGTCTCCAAGACCTTCACCACGCTCGAGACCCTCACCAACGCCCGCGAGGTCAAGACCTGGATGCTCGAGCAGCTCAAGGCTCAGGGCGCCATCGACGGCTCCGATGAGCAGAACGCCGAGGCCGTGGCAAAGCACTTCGTCGCCGTTTCCACCGCACTCGAGAAGGTCGAGGCCTTCGGTATCGACCCCGCCAACGCCTTCGGTTTCTGGAACTGGGTTGGCGGCCGCTATTCCGTTGACTCCGCCGTGGGCCTGTCGCTGATCGTCGTGCTCGGCCCCGAGCGCTTCCAGCAGTTCCTCGAAGGCTTCCACGCCATCGACGAGTACTTCTGCAACACCCCGCTCGAGAACAACGCCGTCGCGCTGATGGGCCTGCTCAATGTCTGGTACGTCAACTTCTTCGGTTCCAAGAGCCACGCCGTGCTTCCGTACTGCCAGTATCTGCACCGCTTCCCGGCCTACCTGCAGCAGCTCACCATGGAGTCCAACGGCAAGCATGTCCGCTGGGACGGCAGCGCCGTGACCTCTGACACCGGTGAGATCTTCTGGGGCGAGCCCGGTACCAACGGCCAGCATGCCTTCTACCAGCTGCTGCACCAGGGCACCGTGGTGGTTCCGGCCGATTTCATCGCCTTCGCCAATACCGCCAACCCTGCGACCGACAGCGGCCAGGATGTCCACGAGCTGTTCCTGGGCAACTTCCTGGCCCAGACCAAGGCGCTCGCCTTTGGTAAGACGGCCGATGAGGTTCGTGCCGAGGGCACGCCCGAGCAGATCGTCCCGGCCCGTTGCTTTGAGGGCAATCGCCCGACGACCTCGATCTTCGGCGACACGCTGACCCCGTTCGCACTCGGCGAGCTCATCGCCCTGTACGAGCACATCACGTTTGTCGAGGGCACGGTCTGGGGCATCGACTCCTACGACCAGTGGGGCGTCGAGCTGGGCAAGCAGCTTGCCAAGCAGATTACCCCGGCCTTCCACGATGACGCCGCCAAGGCCGAACAGGACGCTTCGACCCAGGCGCTCATCGAGTTCTATCGCGCGCATCGCAAGTAG
- a CDS encoding DNA repair protein, with amino-acid sequence MCLMGGRVGHERHTYICIDLKTFYASVECVDRGLNPLTTNLVVADESRGRTTICLAITQAMKDLGIHNRCRLFEIPDGIDYIKAVPRMQHYMEVSAQIYGIYLEYVSPQDVHVYSIDECFIDVTPYLDLYHTDAEGLACTLRDEVLARTGITATVGIGPNLFQAKVALDVTAKHVASRIGVLDDETFRKEIWPHRPITDIWGIGPGVAARLEKYGVYDLMGVAALDENLLYDELGVNAEYLIDHAFGREPTTIADIQAYRPQATSTTTGQVLSKGYAYEQAYTVLREMVDNAVLDLVDKHVVCDSISLFVGYASERADIRRLDASGTAQYVDGCGHLRSSTSSVEPAATAGPELAPRAPKPVQRDDERRRLVREAQAIDGIFVGEHGGKPRGGYAALFAHSNASRKLPERTNSFKKIMGYFDELWAQTVDPKRPVKRINLGFSNLVPEEFATIDLFSDIEADERERDLARAVLAVKGKYGKNALVKGLSFTAGATARERNDQVGGHRA; translated from the coding sequence ATGTGTTTGATGGGAGGACGCGTGGGGCACGAGCGTCACACCTATATCTGCATCGACCTCAAGACGTTTTATGCCAGCGTCGAGTGCGTCGACCGCGGGCTCAACCCGCTCACCACCAACCTGGTCGTTGCCGACGAATCGCGCGGGCGCACGACCATCTGCCTCGCCATCACACAGGCCATGAAGGACTTAGGGATTCACAATCGCTGCCGTCTGTTTGAGATTCCCGACGGCATCGACTACATCAAAGCCGTACCGCGCATGCAGCACTACATGGAAGTGTCGGCGCAAATCTACGGCATCTATCTGGAATACGTCAGCCCCCAGGACGTGCACGTCTACTCCATCGATGAGTGCTTTATCGACGTGACGCCCTATCTGGACCTCTATCACACAGATGCGGAAGGGCTCGCCTGCACGCTGCGCGACGAGGTCTTGGCGCGCACCGGCATCACGGCGACGGTCGGCATCGGCCCCAACCTATTCCAGGCCAAGGTAGCACTCGACGTCACCGCCAAGCACGTAGCCAGCCGCATTGGCGTACTCGACGACGAAACCTTTCGCAAAGAAATCTGGCCCCACCGCCCCATCACCGACATCTGGGGCATCGGCCCCGGCGTGGCGGCCCGTCTCGAGAAATACGGCGTCTACGACCTGATGGGCGTCGCCGCACTCGACGAAAACCTGCTCTACGACGAGCTCGGCGTCAACGCCGAATATCTCATCGACCACGCCTTCGGGCGCGAGCCAACGACCATCGCCGATATCCAAGCCTATCGCCCGCAGGCAACCTCAACCACCACAGGACAGGTGCTCTCGAAGGGCTATGCCTACGAGCAAGCCTACACCGTCTTACGCGAGATGGTCGACAACGCCGTGTTGGACTTAGTCGATAAGCACGTGGTCTGCGACAGCATCTCGCTCTTTGTGGGTTATGCGAGCGAGCGTGCCGACATACGCCGCCTCGACGCCAGCGGTACAGCGCAATATGTGGACGGATGCGGGCACCTGCGCTCGAGCACGTCGAGCGTCGAGCCCGCCGCAACCGCCGGCCCCGAGCTCGCACCCCGTGCGCCCAAACCCGTCCAACGCGATGACGAAAGGCGTCGCCTAGTGCGCGAAGCGCAAGCAATCGATGGCATCTTTGTGGGAGAGCATGGCGGCAAACCGCGTGGTGGCTATGCCGCACTCTTTGCGCACTCCAACGCCTCGCGAAAGCTGCCCGAGCGTACCAATTCGTTCAAGAAGATCATGGGCTATTTCGATGAGCTCTGGGCGCAGACTGTCGATCCCAAACGACCGGTCAAGCGCATCAACCTGGGCTTTAGCAATCTTGTGCCCGAGGAATTTGCCACCATCGATCTGTTCAGCGATATCGAGGCCGATGAGCGCGAGCGCGACCTGGCGCGCGCCGTCCTGGCCGTGAAAGGCAAGTACGGCAAGAACGCGCTCGTCAAGGGATTAAGCTTTACCGCCGGCGCCACCGCGCGCGAGCGCAACGATCAAGTTGGAGGACACCGTGCCTAA
- the deoC gene encoding deoxyribose-phosphate aldolase: MTLAKPINKYIDYIDAPEDTFEHYVEKALKYNFRCVFANLQEYETGRAMLEGSDIVLAGAIDFPQGTMTLEEKLARFEEYAACGFTEIDYVLNQGSIENRDFDAIEREMTTIADFCRAHGITDKVIVEMCKLDGDDAAKRRVCEIALEAKPGFLKTSTGRSFGGAKLEDVRLMHEVLGDAVAIKAAGGIHNYEEACAFIEAGASALGASAGIAIVEGAPTDERR, encoded by the coding sequence ATGACGCTTGCCAAACCCATCAATAAATACATCGACTATATCGATGCCCCCGAGGACACGTTTGAGCACTATGTCGAGAAGGCGTTAAAGTACAACTTTCGCTGCGTATTTGCGAACCTGCAGGAGTACGAGACGGGCCGCGCCATGCTCGAGGGCTCTGACATCGTCCTTGCCGGCGCTATCGACTTTCCCCAGGGCACTATGACGCTTGAGGAGAAGCTTGCGAGGTTTGAGGAATACGCTGCGTGTGGCTTTACCGAGATTGACTACGTTTTGAATCAGGGGTCGATCGAGAACCGCGATTTTGATGCCATCGAGCGCGAGATGACTACCATTGCTGATTTTTGTCGCGCGCATGGCATCACTGACAAGGTAATCGTCGAGATGTGCAAGCTGGACGGCGACGACGCCGCCAAGCGCCGTGTATGCGAGATCGCGCTGGAGGCCAAGCCGGGATTCCTTAAGACGTCGACCGGCAGAAGCTTTGGCGGTGCTAAGCTCGAGGACGTGCGGCTGATGCACGAGGTGCTCGGCGATGCCGTGGCAATCAAGGCGGCGGGCGGTATCCATAATTACGAAGAGGCTTGCGCATTCATCGAGGCCGGCGCCAGCGCGTTAGGTGCATCGGCGGGCATCGCGATCGTCGAGGGCGCACCGACGGATGAGCGTCGCTAG